In Trichoderma breve strain T069 chromosome 4, whole genome shotgun sequence, the following proteins share a genomic window:
- a CDS encoding major facilitator superfamily domain-containing protein, producing MSSTLTETVADSASSHGRFAQDDISLTQRSRHATSEAEEEAATPPAEPSATKSSNRQTIIITIASFTIVFTCCGINFAFGIFQAVFETLSQQPDTPFTGASPADIDLIGTLSISLMTIGAPFVVAWSKRFSPKLISLIGSTIFSAALILASFGKSLWHFEVTQGVLLGLGTCMSYMVAVTIAPTWFTTRRGLGLGIITSGTGIGGLVWAPALKAAVDSMGYRNAMRLAGGIAFGLNVLASAAMAWEPEAKARIDMENAARTSRMDGILKVPIVDWRIARTLYYLPLFFFATYARTLGYSDTAGANFIALSNACNAIGKIAIGYAADHMGRLNALGLFISFTILYGIFASAYVALFPASLVELFGVHNFASVNGVLYMVRGLASLVGTPVGGVLIRSHSTGSPARSYEGMTVLTSVLLFAASISVIWVRMEAMIGVDGKLVKKWKM from the exons ATGTCGTCGACCTTGACAGAGACGGTGGCTGATTCGGCCTCGTCTCATGGCCGTTTCGCTCAAGACGACATCTCTTTGACTCAACGCAGCAGGCATGCGACatcagaagcagaagaagaagcagcaacaccgCCCGCAGAACCCTCCGCGACCAAAAGTTCGAATCG AcaaaccatcatcatcaccatcgcctCGTTCACGATTGTCTTCACGTGCTGCGGAATTAATTTTGCCTTTGGTATCTTCCAGGCAGTTTTCGAGACCCTTTCGCAGCAGCCTGACACCCCCTTTACCGGAGCTTCGCCTGCCGACATTGACCTGATTGGCACTCTGTCCATATCTCTTATGACTATCGGAGCTCCTTTTGTCGTTGCGTGGTCCAAACGCTTCTCGCCGAAGTTGATCTCGCTCATCGGCTCAACCATATTCTCCGCTGCGCTTATTCTGGCAAGTTTTGGGAAATCCCTGTGGCATTTCGAAGTCACTCAAGGGGTTCTATTGGGCCTCGGAACTTGTATGAGTTATATGGTGGCCGTGACAATCGCCCCGACTTGGTTCACTACACGGCGcggccttggacttgggATAATCACCTCCGGCACTGGTATTGGGGGTCTCGTATGGGCACCAGCCCTGAAAGCGGCTGTCGATAGCATGGGTTATCGAAATGCTATGCGTCTTGCTGGAGGCATCGCCTTTGGGCTCAATGTCCTAGCTAGTGCCGCCATGGCATGGGAGCCTGAGGCAAAGGCTCGAATCGACATGGAGAACGCCGCAAGGACTAGCCGTATGGATGGAATTCTCAAAGTACCCATCGTCGATTGGCGCATCGCACGCACAC TTTACTATCTcccactcttcttctttgccacCTATGCCAGGACTTTGGGATACAGTGATACAGCCGGTGCTAATTTTATCGCCCTTTCAAATGCCTGTAACGCAATTGGCAAGATAGCGATTGGTTATGCTGCCGATCATATGGGAAGATTGAATGCTCTG GGCTTATTCATCTCATTCACCATCCTATACGGCATTTTCGCAAGCGCCTACGTTGCCCTGTTCCCTGCGAGCCTGGTGGAACTATTTGGAGTCCATAACTTCGCCTCAGTCAACGGCGTGCTATATATGGTAAGGGGCTTAGCATCCCTTGTTGGAACTCCCGTCGGCGGTGTCTTGATCCGCAGCCATTCAACGGGCAGTCCAGCGAGGTCATATGAAGGCATGACGGTGCTTACCAGTGTCCTCCTCTTTGCCGCATCAATCTCGGTCATATGGGTGAGAATGGAAGCTATGATTGGCGTGGATGGGAAGCTTGTTAAGAAGTGGAAGATGTGA
- a CDS encoding aldehyde dehydrogenase family domain-containing protein — MAPLNFESFYNVIDGELEATAEIRYGINPATLEQLPPVPVSTLNDVNRAVNAAQRAAAAWAATPIEERKQKVIQYADAVDALANEFGKMMTLEQGKPLGHAIGEAHGAAYFLKGFAKMDLPDRVVEDTEHRRVVTRYVPVGVCVGIVPWNFPMTTLTFKMGPALVAGCTIILKPSPFTPYCGLKMIELAQQFFPPGVVQVLSGDDSLGPMLTEHPDVAKISFTGSTGTGIRVLQSSAPSLKRVTLELGGNDPAIICSDIDIPKVAARVAMKSFVNSGQVCISIKRLYVHSSIYEEFLAELSKATKSLVVGNGMNESTDLGPIQNAMQYERLKNFVASIKRDKLTIAVGDLENTFSTGSGYFMSPLLIDNPPEDSRAVVEEPFGPILPVLKWDTEEDVIHRANHSADGLGASVWSRDTAQAERMAGQLQAGLVWINTHQELQVDAVFGGHKHSGIGSELGIEGLKAYCLTQSVIHDKVGA; from the exons ATGGCACCTCTTAACTTTGAATCGTTTTATAATGTCATTGATGGCGAACTAGAAGCTACGGCCGAAATTCGCTACGGCATTAACCCAGCAACGCTGGAACAGCTGCCTCCAGTGCCTGTCAGCACGCTCAATGACGTGAATAGAGCCGTTAACGCGGCCCAACGCGCTGCAGCGGCCTGGGCTGCAACACCTATCGAGGAGCGCAAGCAGAAAGTCATTCAGTATGCTGATGCTGTAGACGCTCTTGCTAATGAATTCGGTAAAATGATGACTTTAGAGCAGGGCAAACCC TTGGGTCATGCTATAGGAGAGGCTCATGGCGCGGCCTATTTCTTGAAGGGGTTTGCAAAGATGGATCTCCCGGACCGAGTCGTTGAAGATACCGAACATCGCCGAGTAGTCACACGTTATGTGCCTGTTGGTGTATGCGTCGGTATCGTTCCTTGGAATT TCCCTATGACTACTT TGACTTTCAAGATGGGGCCAGCGCTGGTAGCAGGCTGCACAATTATCTTGAAACCTTC TCCGTTCACTCCCTATTGTGGCCTCAAAATGATTGAGCTTGCCCAGCAATTCTTCCCGCCTGGCGTCGTCCAAGTCTTGAGCGGAGATGATAGCTTAGGCCCTATGCTCACTGAGCATCCTGACGTAGCCAAGATTTCCTTTACTGGCTCAACTGGAACCGGCATCAGAGTGCTGCAAAGCTCTGCACCCTCTTTGAAGAGAGTCACACTTGAATT GGGTGGTAATGATCCGGCAATTATTTGCTCGGATATTGATATCCCTAAAGTTGCAGCAAGGGTTGCCATGAAGTCATTTGTTAACAGCGGTCAG GTTTGCATCTCTATAAAAAGACTCTATGTCCATTCTTCTATCTATGAAGAGTTTCTGGCAGAGCTCTCAAAGGCCACGAAGTCTCTTGTAGTGGGAAATGGCATGAATGAATCGACAGATCTTGGACCGATTcagaatgcaatgcaatATGAGCGACTCAAGAATTTCGTGGCTTCTATTAAACGTGATAAACTCACGATTGCGGTCGGAGACTTGGAGAATACCTTTTCCACTGGCAGCGGCTACTTCATGAGCCCTCTCCTTATTGACAATCCACCCGAAGATTCTCGGGCTGTCGTTGAAGAACCTTTTG GACCTATACTTCCCGTTCTCAAATGGGATACAGAGGAAGATGTCATCCACCGTGCAAATCATTCCGCTGATGGGCTGGGAGCCTCAGTTTGGTCGCGCGATACGGCTCAAGCAGAAAGAATGGCAGGTCAGCTACAGGCTGGATTAGTTTGGATCAACACCCATCAGGAGCTTCAAGTGGATGCTGTTTTTGGAGGGCACAAGCATAGTGGAATTGGCAGTGAGCTGGGGATTGAGGGTCTCAAAGCATACTGCCTGACTCAGTCCGTTATACATGACAAAGTTGGCGCATAA
- a CDS encoding alcohol dehydrogenase groES-like domain-containing protein produces the protein MPEELEESLQSLINRAVVYSDPGVSLETAVVDLPVPQPADGEVLVRLYYSGVCHTDVSFCLNALPGLRVPTPKGQIGGHEGVGVVVAHGPGVTSPPIGSRVGIKYAADACLTCDNCIEGAEASCLNMKVSGYFTPGTFQQYCIATARYVTPIPDNLDLAAAAPLMCGGVTVYTALRKAGVRPGDWVAVFGAGGGLGHLGIQYAKAMGGRVIALDVGPKKDFCLSQSADEFIDITQFSVDEDLATKVKSLSNGGVRISLQCTSSSISYAQAFSSLCFRGTLVCIGVPRNPISFTPNISAIVSQELKIISAKTGNRVDVKECLNLAARGFIKCHYQIRKMSELTNVFKEMQAGLIEGRAILDLDGM, from the exons ATGCCGGAGGAATTAGAAGAATCTTTGCAAAGCCTGATTAATCGGGCGGTGGTTTATTCTGACCCCGGAGTATCGTTGGAAACGGCAGTGGTTGATCTTCCTGTTCCGCAGCCTGCTGATGGAGAAGTTCTTGTTCGGCT ATATTATTCCGGTGTGTGCCATACTGATGTATCGTTCTGCTTGAATGCGCTTCCGGGACTTCGTGTTCCAACTCCCAAAG GACAAATTGGTGGCCATGAAG GCGTTGGTGTTGTCGTCGCTCATGGCCCAGGAGTCACATCGCCACCAATAGGTTCTCGTGTTGGCATCAAGTATGCGGCTGATGCCTGTCTAACTTGCG ATAATTGCATCGAGGGTGCTGAAGCATCTTGCCTTAACATGAAAGTATCAGGATATTTCACCCCGGGAACGTTTCAGCAGTACTGCATTGCTACAGCGAGATATGTGACTCCAATTCCTGATAATCTGGATCTAGCCGCGGCAGCACCTCTCATGTGTGGAGGCGTCACGGTCTATACAGCATTGAGAAAAGCTGGCGTTCGGCCTGGTGATTGGGTTGCGGTTTTTGGCGCCGGTGGAGGTCTAGGACATCTTGGAATTCAGTATGCGAAAGCAATGGGCGGCCGGGTCATCGCGTTAGATGTCGGCCCGAAGAAAGACTTCTGCCTGAGTCAATCTGCCGACGAATTTATTGACATTACTCAGTTTAGCGTGGACGAAGATCTTGCTACAAAGGTCAAGTCACTCAGCAACGGTGGCGTTCGTATTTCTCTCCAGTGCACATCAAGCAGCATATCGTATGCTCAAGCCTTTTCATCTTTATGTTTCAGAGGGACATTAGTATGCATTGGAGTCCCCCGAAACCCTATCTCGTTTACCCCAAACATTTCAGCCATAGTCAGTCAAGAGCTGAAAATTATCT CTGCCAAAACCGGGAACAGAGTCGATGTCAAAGAATGTCTTAATCTTGCAGCAAGAGGCTTTATCAAATGCCATTACCAGATACGGAAGATGAGTGAGTTGACAAAT GTGTTTAAAGAGATGCAGGCTGGTCTGATTGAAGGTAGAGCGATCCTGGACTTGGACGGAATGTAA
- a CDS encoding fungal specific transcription factor domain-containing protein produces MPRRRASKACLHCRQRKVRCDVTLRGVPCLNCQLDHQLCAVQERKSKRSLSDSKLRHEGGSVSDGISARLTDDNPSGIDSIDQWAKRLSGLAPPNLKGLSISGFDSPQDDIRANESTCISLEGFSPRTANTISNLHKNSQARDRANTHNAFTQQTPPSINKMGSSSHDTLPFIRRPELGHLSELDIKYMQLNGCFDLPPMPILNEFVRMYFLHVHPIVPLIEEGDFWDSFSCANGEKISLLVFQAMIFAACAFIPGAIAEATGFDCPRSATAAFYKKAKILYDFEIESDPISLGQAALLFTFWPAGLRPGPAKSNSTWVSIAIRHAKSLRAHHLTANTGRIKQTAIPPQTRISLRRLWWCCYIRDRILALGLRRTLRIQEKYPPLVLEDFENEIHRSRVYKISKLCVAVTDLLRICSTSEDGLESETSIADHHKAMADCTAQLDEWYDEAKRQFPDDTDEPGIQPHFLIIQTNLMFTYYFAAKLAILHQEIFYAARDAENENANANANGEGGGNGDGPCLKLAGKSDEVRDAVNNIIKYLTNPVRLGLAQYLPVSVVAFVAMPLMVQIVNAKIMSRGVANPRAAMHRQQLHSLISLIKQCHQRLDGIDAVCMTIRRLTDQAQARIMSENASQITECIDLIDHNPIEYLRLFLNLDLNLSNATMVDKIQFVELKEDLLRTKTAPTASDAPAPTANAEASKPAFTQSAEPFLASPPQDTWDINFPEPKAEAIVDMDDSVLDIDELLGGDGALGTDPSFALEPLTFMNQQMEWEMDAWLLGETA; encoded by the exons ATGCCGCGACGACGCGCAAGCAAGGCTTGCCTCCACTGTCGCCAGAGAAAAGTCCGGTGCGACGTGACCCTTCGCGGAGTTCCTTGCTTGAATTGTCAGCTCGACCATCAGCTGTGCGCAGTCCAGGAGCGCAAATCAAAACG ATCATTGTCGGACTCCAAACTCCGCCATGAGGGAGGGTCGGTGTCTGACGGTATATCAGCGAGACTGACAGATGATAACCCATCTGGCATAGACAGTATAGATCAATGGGCCAAGCGATTGAGCGGGCTTGCACCACCTAACCTGAAGGGATTATCAATCAGCGGCTTTGACTCCCCGCAGGATGACATTCGGGCAAATGAAAGCACATGCATCAGTCTCGAAGGATTTTCTCCCAGAACAGCAAACACAATCTCAAATCTACACAAGAATAGCCAAGCCAGAGATAGGGCCAACACTCATAATGCATTCACACAGCAAACTCCGCCTTCCATTAACAAAATGGGATCCAGCAGCCATGATACTCTGCCATTCATCAGAAGACCCGAATTAGGTCACTTGTCTGAGCTGGATAtcaagtacatgcagcttAATGGATGCTTTGACCTTCCACCTATGCCGATTCTCAACGAGTTTGTTCGCATGTACTTTCTCCATGTTCACCCCATCGTGCCACTCATCGAGGAGGGAGACTTCTGGGACTCGTTCTCGTGTGCCAACGGAGAGAAAATTTCGCTTCTCGTGTTCCAGGCAATGATATTCGCCGCCTGTGCC TTTATTCCTGGAGCGATTGCAGAAGCAACAGGTTTTGACTGCCCCCGATCAGCCACGGCAGCATTCtacaaaaaagcaaag ATTTTATACGATTTCGAAATCGAATCAGACCCCATCTCTCTCGGCCAGGCGGCGTTACTATTCACGTTTTGGCCAGCAGGACTAAGGCCAGGGCCTGCAAAATCGAACAGCACATGGgtcagcatcgccatccggCACGCAAAATCTCTTCGAGCGCATCATTTGACGGCGAATACCGGCCGGATCAAGCAAACCGCGATCCCACCACAGACGAGAATATCTCTTCGGCGTCTCTGGTGGTGCTGCTACATTCGCGATCGCATCCTTGCTCTAGGTCTTCGCAGAACGCTGCGCATCCAAGAGAAATATCCACCACTGGTCCTCGAAGACTTTGAAAACGAGATTCACCGCTCCCGCGTCTACAAG ATATCAAAGCTCTGCGTTGCTGTCACGGACTTGCTGCGGATATGCTCTACCTCGGAGGATGGGCTCGAGAGCGAGACGAGCATAGCGGATCATCATAAGGCGATGGCAGATTGTACGGCTCAGCTGGACGAATGGTACGATGAGGCCAAACGGCAGTTCCCAGACGATACAGACGAGCCAGGGATCCAGCCGcatttcctcatcatccaaaCTAACCTAATGTTTACGTATTATTT CGCCGCAAAACTGGCGATTCTCCATCAAGAGATATTTTATGCGGCTCGTGACGCAGAAAACGAAAACGCAAACGCAAACGCAAACGGAGAGGGAGGTGGTAACGGAGATGGGCCGTGCCTCAAGTTGGCGGGCAAAAGCGACGAGGTTCGAGATGCTGTGAATAACATCATCAAATACCTCACGAATCCTGTACGACTGGGGTTGGCACAATATCTGCCCGTCAGCGT GGTTGCATTTGTGGCCATGCCCTTGATGGTGCAAATTGTCAATGCCAAGATCATGTCTCGAGGCGTTGCAAATCCGCGAGCGGCCATGCATCgccaacagcttcattcCCTCATCAGCCTGATCAAGCAATGTCACCAGCGGCTTGACGGAATCGATGCGGTTTGCATGACCATTCGTCGACTGACAGATCAAGCCCAAGCTCGTATCATGTCCGAAAATGCATCTCAGATAACAGAGTGCATCGATCTCATTGACCACAACCCGATCGAGTACCTGCGGCTCTTCCTGAACCTGGACCTGAACCTAAGCAACGCCACAATGGTAGACAAGATCCAGTTCGTAGAATTGAAAGAAGACTTGCTCCGGACCAAGACGGCCCCCACGGCATCTGATGCTCCCGCTCCAACTGCAAATGCAGAGGCATCAAAGCCAGCCTTTACACAGTCAGCAGAGCCTTTCCTAGCATCTCCGCCACAGGACACATGGGATATAAACTTCCCGGAGCCCAAAGCTGAGGCTATAGTCGATATGGATGACTCGGTATTAGACATTGACGAGCTGTTAGGCGGAGATGGCGCATTAGGCACCGACCCGTCTTTCGCTCTAGAACCTCTGACGTTTATGAACCAACAGATGGAGTGGGAGATGGATGCATGGCTGTTGGGGGAGACAGCCTAA
- a CDS encoding sugar transporter domain-containing protein, whose product MGVAADSGAAIYDAALTRRQALMGSSGARALFKNFRVFSLAAFACIGGVLYGYNQGMFSGVLAMPSFKQHMGEYDPFDPNASQTKKGWLTAILELGAWFGTLFSGFLAETISRKYGIIVACCIFIIGVVVQACAIDAGPSAILGGRFVTGIGVGSLSMIVPIYNSEVAPPEVRGALVALQQFAICFGIMVSFWIDYGTNYIGGTTLGHQSEAAWLVPVCLQIFPCLCLLGGMIFMPFSPRWLIHHNREEEAKKILSTLRGLPIDHELVELEFLEIKAQSLFEKRSIAEQFPHLREQTVWNNFQLQFVAIKSLFTKKSMLKRCMVAGVTMFFQQWTGINAVLYYAPTIFQQLGQTDNTVSLLATGVVGIVMFVATAPAVLWIDRIGRKPVLIVGAIGMATCHIIIAVLFAKNSDSWPEHKAAGWAAVAMVWLFVVHFGYSWGPCAWIIVAEIWPLSSRPYGVSLGASSNWMNNFIIGQVTPDMLQGITYGTYILFGVLTYLGAAFVYFFVPETKRLTLEEMDIVFGSEGAARADFERMEEINNEIGLTAMVYRSNPDEIVTVEAEKA is encoded by the exons ATGGGCGTCGCCGCCGACTCTGGTGCCGCCATCTATGATGCGGCGCTGACTCGTCGCCAGGCCCTCATGGGCTCCAGTGGAGCGCGTGCTCTTTTCAAAAACTTTCGCGTCTTCAGTCTGGCTGCCTTTGCCTGTATCGGTGGTGTCCTCTATGGTTACAACCAGGGCATGTTCTCTGGCGTTCTTGCCATGCCATCATTCAAACAGC ACATGGGAGAATACGATCCTTTTGACCCCAATGCCAGCCAGACCAAGAAGGGTTGGCTGACGGCCATTCTCGAGCTCGGTGCCTGGTTTGGAACCCTGTTCTCCGGTTTCCTTGCCGAGACAATCTCTCGTAAATACGGAATCATTGTTGCCTGCTGCATTTTCATTATCGGTGTTGTTGTCCAGGCCTGCGCCATTGATGCTGGTCCCAGTGCCATTCTTGGAGGTCGATTCGTCAC CGGTATCGGTGTTGGAAGCTTGTCTATGATTGTGCCCATCTACAACTCTGAAGTGGCTCCTCC TGAGGTTCGAGGTGCTCTTGTTGCCCTCCAGCAGTTTGCCATTTGCTTCGGTATCATGGTTTCCTTCTGGATTGACTA TGGCACCAACTACATCGGCGGCACTACCCTCGGCCACCAGAGCGAGGCCGCCTGGCTTGTGCCCGTCTGCCTTCAGATCTTCCCCTGTCTCTGTCTCCTGGGAGGCATGATCTTCATGCCCTTCTCGCCCCGTTGGCTCATCCACCACAAccgcgaagaggaagccaagaagattCTGTCTACTCTCCGAGGCCTTCCCATCGACCACGAGCTCGTTGAGCTGGAGTTTTTGGAAATCAAGGCCCAGTCTCTGTTTGAAAAGCGAAGCATTGCCGAGCAGTTCCCCCACCTCCGCGAGCAAACCGTCTGGAACAACTTCCAGCTTCAGTTCGTTGCCATCAAGTCTCTCTTCACTAAGAAGAGCATGTTGAAGCGCTGCATGGTTGCCGGTGTTACCATGTTCTTCCAACAGTGGACAGGAATCAACGCTGTGCTCTACTACGCCCCTACAATCTTCCAGCAGCTAGGTCAGACCGACAACACTGTTTCTCTGCTGGCTACTGGTGTCGTCGGTATCGTCATGTTTGTCGCAACTGCCCCTGCCGTGCTGTGGATTGACCGAATTGGACGCAAGCCTGTCCTCATTGTCGGTGCCATTGGTATGGCTACTTGCCACATTATCATCGCCGTCCTCTTCGCCAAGAACTCTGACAGCTGGCCCGAGCACAAGGCTGCTGGTTGGGCAGCCGTTGCCATGGTCTGGCTGTTCGTTGTCCACTTTGGTTACAGTTGGGGACCTTGCGCCTGGATCATTGTCGCCGAAATCTGGCCATTGAGCTCTCGACCTTATGGTGTTTCCCTGGGAGCATCCAGCAACTGGATGAACAACTTTAT CATTGGACAGGTTACTCCCGATATGTTGCAAGGCATCACTTATGGTACTTATATTCTATTCGGAGTACTTACGTACCTTGGTGCCGCTTTCGTCTACTTCTTCGTCCCCGAGACCAAGCGTCTTACCCTGGAGGAAATG GACATCGTCTTTGGCAGCGAAGGTGCCGCACGTGCAGACTTTGAGCGCATGGAGGAGATTAACAACGAGATTGGTCTTACCGCCATGGTTTACCGCTCGAATCCCGATGAGATTGTGACTgtggaggctgagaaggccTAG